From Nitrospinaceae bacterium:
GAGGCACCCAAGGCCGGGTGGGCGCAGCCGAAGCCTTCCTCTCGGCCCGTCTGTTCCTCGATCCTTGAGCGACAAATGACTATCCCCCACTCACGCCCCACCCTCGGTGATGAAGACGCTCAAGCGGCGCTTGAGGCGATTCACTCCGGTCAGTTGGCCGAGGGAGCGCGCGTAGCCGATTTTGAGGCGAAAATGGCCTCCTATCTCAGCAGGTCGGGCGGCGTCGCCGTGAGCAGCGGAACCGCCGCACTGCATCTGTCTCTGTTGGCGACAGGCGTTGAGCCCGGCGATACGGTTATTGTTCCCAGCTACAACTGCGCCGCCCTCGCACAAGCCGTCGCCCACGCCGGGGCGCGGATGCGGCTCTGCGATGTGGACCCCGCTACCGGAAACCCCACGGCGGAAACCATCTCAAGTGTGGGCACGGGCGCACAAGCCATTATAGTGGCGCATGTTTTCGGGGCGCCTGCCGAAATCGAAAAAATCACCGCCATAGGGCCTCCTGTTGTCGAGGATCTGGCGCAAGCCCTAGGTGCGAGTCTTCCCGGCGGCAAGGCGGGGAGTTTTGGCCAACTCGCGGTGTGCAGCTTCTATGCGACGAAACTCATGACCGCAGGCGGCGAGGGTGGGATGATTCTCGGAGACGACGCGTTGGCACTTGAGAAGGCACGAGATTCACGCTCCTATGATGAGCGGGGTGATCTCGCCCCCCGCTGGAATTACAAACTCACTGACCTACAGGCAGCCATTGGCCTGGCTCAGCTATCCAGGTTCGAGGAATTCATCAAGCGCCGCCGCGAGATTGCCGCATTTTATGACGAACACTTGGCGCAATCACCACTCGAATTACCCACAAACGCCACGGGCGGGCATGTTTATCATCGCTATGTAGTCGGCCTACCTGATAGTTGGATAAAGGAGCGTGGCGCAGAGTCTGTCGAGCAGGCCATAGCAGAATTTAAAAAAAATGGAATATCCGCCCGGCGGCCTATATACAGACCGCTCCATGTATTAACGGGCGAATCGGGCTTTCCGGGCGCAGACGACGCTTGGGCACGTCATTTATCGCTTCCGATATTTCCCACAATGACCGATGATGAAGCGGACGCCGTAGCGAAAACCGCACTTTCAATATTTTAAGGCGAGGCACTAGATGAGCAGCGAAACCCACGATTCGCGAAAACTTGGTCTGGGCTATGGTTTCACTTACGTTTACGGGTTTTCTTTTCTTCTGCTGTTCTTCTCGATGCTGCCTCAAGTGAGGAATTGGTTGCTCTCTCGCGACCTGTTGTGGTTCTACCTCCCCGGGGTGGCGTTTCTCGTCTCATTTTTCATTACCCCGATAGTGAGGATCATCGCTTTTTGAATCGGAAGCCTCGACATCCCGAACGAGGAGAGAAAAATCCACAGCAACCCCACCCCCTTGATGGGGGGCCTTGCCGTTTTCATTGGGGCCGCAGCAGCCGCTATCATGAGCAACATCTATTCGAGTGAAATCATAGGCATCTCGGTCGGCTGCCTGATAATGCTCTTGATCGGCATCTGGGACGACATGCGCGACCTCTCCTCGCGCATTAAAATTCTCGGCCAACTTCTCGCCTGCACCATCGTCGTATACTCGGGCGTGCGTCTCTCTTTTATGCCCCCTACTCTATGGGGAGATTCTGTCGAAGTTATCCTGACGTTCATCTGGCTCATCGGCATAGCCAACGCGCTGAATTTTCTAGACGGCATGGATGGCCTCGCTACCGGATTAGGCGCCATCGCCTCTTTCTTCATTGGCCTGACCGCCTATCAGACCAACCAGCCTAGCCTGATGTTCATGGGCCTCGGGCTCATGGGTGCGTGCCTGGGTTTTCTTCCCTTCAACCTTCGAGCAGACAAACCCGCCCTAATCTTCCTCGGGGATGCCGGCAGCACATTCATCGGTTTCTTTCTCGCCAGCATGGGAGTCCTAGGCCAATGGGACACACATGACCCGATCAAGGCTTTTTCCGTTCCTGTGTTGATTTTGGGTGTTCTGCTGTTCGACATGACCTACACATCGGTCATTCGCGTATCGTCAGGAAAGGTCAGCAACATCCGGCAGTGGCTCGACTACGTGGGCAAGGATCATATCCACCACCAATTGAGCGCCCTTGGGCTCACAAACCGCCAGACGGTTTTCTTTATCTACCTTATCGCCAGTTCTCTGGGTATATCGGCCATTGTCCTGAGAAACGGTCAACTGGTAGACGCCATTCTGCTGGTCCTCCAGTGCTTCAACATTCTCTTTATGATGGTAATTTTGATGCAGAAGGGCGCCGAGAAGAAAAACCTCGACAAGGAATAGGATACTCAGCCATTCAGCAAACGTACGAGTGGCGCCTCAGCATGGTAGTCGATCACACAAAATGAACCGAGACCCAGTTCGATTCTGAAAAAACTCTCAAGCGGCGCACCAAGCGCGTCACAGACAATCACACGGTTCACGGCGGCATGCGCCGCCACGACGGCCACCCGCCCTGCCGCCTTGCGCCGGACCGCCTCCATGGCCGGGCGCACACGCGCCGCCAGATCCGCCAGCGCCTCGCCCCCAGGGGCTTTAGAGGTGACAAAATTTTCATAGTGGCGCTTCATGCGCTCAGGATCTTTTTTCATCAAAGACTCGTAGCTCTCCCCTTCCCAATCGCCAAGATCGAGTTCGATCAAATCATCAACAACACTGGGCTCGTTGGTGCTCACCTCTGATGGAAGAGCAGCACAAAAGATCTCGGCGCTTGTCTTTGCCCGCAAAAGCGGACTTGAGAAAACAAGAACCTCGCCAGTAGATTCCAGCCAGTGGGCCGCCCGCCGGGCCGCGTCTTTTACCTGCTCCTCTCCCTCGGGCAGCAGTTCCACATTCGTTCGAGAAATAAAAAGCGCTTCCCGCGAGCCCCCAGCTGCTCCATGCCGAAGCAATACAATCCGAGTGAGCTGGGCCTCTTTTTCGGGAAACGAGGTCGTCGGATCCTGAACCTGTCCAGTCACGGCATACTCCCCAACGGTTTTGAATTTGGATGAAGACAGAAAATAAGAGTATGCGTCCGGCAGATGTGGTATCGCCCGATGGCACATTAACCCGGCAGCTACTCTTTCACGGCGACGGATATATCCCGTATGCCGGCAGAAAAACTAATGCCCATGATGCGTACAACGAACCCATAGTCGAGGCGTTTGTCAGCCTTGATGATAAGAGTGCGCTTACCGGGCCGGGCCTTGGCCTCCTTAAGCATGCGTTCAAGTGCCTCGATGGTGACACTCTTTCCGTTGAGTGAGAGTTTTTTCTCAAGGCCCACTTCAAGGAGGAAATTCTCTACCCGCTCGACCTCAGTGCTTTTGCTCGATTCGGGCAGCAAAATATCCATCCGGCGGGTGAAATCAACAAACGAGGTCGAGACCATGAAAAAGATCAGGAGCAAGAAAACCACGTCGATCAACGATGTAAGCTGAAGGCTATAGTCTTCCTCAACTTTTGACGCAAAACGCATCTAACCGTCACCCTCCCCGGGCTCCGGGTCGGGCTCCGAGACAGAGGCCGAGCGATCGGCAGGCCTTATCGTGGGCCTTCTAGCGCTGCCATCCTGACCGGACTGGACCGTAATAATATGAAGAAACTCAAAAGCAATGGTTTCAATCTCAAAAAGAAAGCGGTCGCCTCTTGCCTTGAAAAAGTGATAGGCCGCGAGCGAGGGGATTCCAACGAGAAGACCGGCAGCCGTGGTGAGTAAAGCCTCCGAGATTCCCCCTGCCACGAGCCCCGGATTTCCTGTGCCGTACTGACTGATCACGTCAAAGGCCCTGATCATGCCGATAACCGTCCCGAAGAGACCGAGCATCGGCGAGAGGTTGGCAATAACACCGAGGGTGCGCAAATTGCGCGAGAGCACTGTCGCCTCATGCTGGCCGGTGCCGACCATAGCGCGCTCCATCTCTCCAACTCCAAGGTGCCGCCGCGAGAGCGAGGCCCGCATAATTCGCGCAAAAGGCACCTCGTAGCGCTCACACAGGCGCACCGACTCATCATAATCGGACCGC
This genomic window contains:
- a CDS encoding DegT/DnrJ/EryC1/StrS family aminotransferase is translated as MTIPHSRPTLGDEDAQAALEAIHSGQLAEGARVADFEAKMASYLSRSGGVAVSSGTAALHLSLLATGVEPGDTVIVPSYNCAALAQAVAHAGARMRLCDVDPATGNPTAETISSVGTGAQAIIVAHVFGAPAEIEKITAIGPPVVEDLAQALGASLPGGKAGSFGQLAVCSFYATKLMTAGGEGGMILGDDALALEKARDSRSYDERGDLAPRWNYKLTDLQAAIGLAQLSRFEEFIKRRREIAAFYDEHLAQSPLELPTNATGGHVYHRYVVGLPDSWIKERGAESVEQAIAEFKKNGISARRPIYRPLHVLTGESGFPGADDAWARHLSLPIFPTMTDDEADAVAKTALSIF
- a CDS encoding undecaprenyl/decaprenyl-phosphate alpha-N-acetylglucosaminyl 1-phosphate transferase, with the protein product MSNIYSSEIIGISVGCLIMLLIGIWDDMRDLSSRIKILGQLLACTIVVYSGVRLSFMPPTLWGDSVEVILTFIWLIGIANALNFLDGMDGLATGLGAIASFFIGLTAYQTNQPSLMFMGLGLMGACLGFLPFNLRADKPALIFLGDAGSTFIGFFLASMGVLGQWDTHDPIKAFSVPVLILGVLLFDMTYTSVIRVSSGKVSNIRQWLDYVGKDHIHHQLSALGLTNRQTVFFIYLIASSLGISAIVLRNGQLVDAILLVLQCFNILFMMVILMQKGAEKKNLDKE
- a CDS encoding histidine phosphatase family protein — encoded protein: MTGQVQDPTTSFPEKEAQLTRIVLLRHGAAGGSREALFISRTNVELLPEGEEQVKDAARRAAHWLESTGEVLVFSSPLLRAKTSAEIFCAALPSEVSTNEPSVVDDLIELDLGDWEGESYESLMKKDPERMKRHYENFVTSKAPGGEALADLAARVRPAMEAVRRKAAGRVAVVAAHAAVNRVIVCDALGAPLESFFRIELGLGSFCVIDYHAEAPLVRLLNG
- a CDS encoding biopolymer transporter ExbD, which translates into the protein MRFASKVEEDYSLQLTSLIDVVFLLLIFFMVSTSFVDFTRRMDILLPESSKSTEVERVENFLLEVGLEKKLSLNGKSVTIEALERMLKEAKARPGKRTLIIKADKRLDYGFVVRIMGISFSAGIRDISVAVKE
- a CDS encoding MotA/TolQ/ExbB proton channel family protein, which gives rise to MSRRFFILLAIAVAIFAAGWAVAATVGETLSGASVGGVKPVFSAGLWNLLKKGGYSMIPIGLCSVISVAVVFERIISLKRDKVMPDELVSALENHLTRSDYDESVRLCERYEVPFARIMRASLSRRHLGVGEMERAMVGTGQHEATVLSRNLRTLGVIANLSPMLGLFGTVIGMIRAFDVISQYGTGNPGLVAGGISEALLTTAAGLLVGIPSLAAYHFFKARGDRFLFEIETIAFEFLHIITVQSGQDGSARRPTIRPADRSASVSEPDPEPGEGDG